TAAGACTGTGATGATATGTGGCTCTCGGGGTCACATAACTGGCTCGATTTTTACTCATCACttcatcatgtatcatgaggGGACTGCCCAGGCAGAGCCTACGTTATGGAAGGGGCAAAAAAGCCAAAAGAATAATTCTCGTGAGAAAGAAATCAACATCCTTTTCCACCGTCATAACTTTCAAAAGACATGATGAGTTTGATTAGTCTGACGAAGAACTAGTCGAGTCCCAGCTATAGCTTATGAACGGGACGTACTCGTAATGACGTCATTTTGCCACATATAAATGCACAGAGGAACGGTTTTTTTACGTTTCATTCCACACACAGGGATATTATGGTACGTCGTCGTCTCGCGTTCAAGCCGACGGGTGTGGACGACCGTGCAAGGATCGTGCTGATGTGGGCAGACGGTGTGTCTCCCCGCGACATTGCACAGGAGGCTGAGACCAGCGTGTCCACCGTCTACAGGTGGATCAGGCGGTGGCGGAAAGAGGGCAACGTGCACTCTCGACGTTGCCGATGTTTACTTGGGGTAGTTCCAGGAGAACTGGATCCAGTGGACGTTCAAACAAACTCTTCTCCGCTTCCAGTTAGTCTGGCGGATATCGCGAAAACCCTCAAGGTTTACTACCGACCAGATACATTGCGTCACGGCTTCTCAGGAAGGGAAGGGAACTGCTGCATGCCGACTTTCACTGACTGTATGGATCTACGAAATATCAACCACGACGTTCCATACAGTTTAGGCTATACTAACTTGTCTCCAGACTCCAGACGATATGTGTCGAGGAATGAATCTAGAAACTTGTTCCCCGTGCATCCTAGGGCACAGTGGTGCTGGAGGTtgacaccacagcaccctatctaATCCCCAGTCATATAGCGAACACAAATCAAGTAACCTGAGACACCTGTGGTGACTGGATGGTGCAGAGGAATGTTGCGAATCGCCACAAACACAACAGTCATTTCAAAGATGTTGTGTGGGGGTAATTGGCCCACAATTTCTTGGACAGTTGTTAGTGAAGAAAGGAATCACAAACGTTGTTCCTGAAATGTTGTTAAGTGATAGGTTCTAATTCTTTACGAACAATATGtcgatgtatcatcatcaaattgCATACTGTTGTGGTAGCTGAACTTTTCAGTGACAgtaagaaaagggaaaatgtttttAGAAATGTTGTATATATCTAGACATCTAATATAATATGACAACAGTATCACtctgtctttcattttctttctatattcCTCCGAAACTACAGTACATGTACGATTGGCTCAATTAGGGTTAATAACCTTAATCATTTACATTACTAAATACTTTCGTTTACCCACAAAACTTCCGAAGTATCTTATCTATACACATGCTTTCCCTAACATCAGCTTCTCCTCAGTGAAGACCTCCTCTGCGACACAAGGAATCAGGGGAAATAAGGAAATACGACACAAATCGGTGAACTACATTTAAACTGTTACAGAATATGTGACCCCTCTTGTACCTCACAACGACTCATTAAAAACAGTCAGGCCGAAAGTCTAGCAGTCTTCTGAGACGATGGATCCCGCTCCCTCACAGTGAAACCTCAGCTTTACTGGCAGAAAATATACTGCCTGGCATCACACTATTTCTTTCACTGTACCAGGAAAAAACTCTATAATGCTTGAGCTTTATGGGcaatatacacaagcacacacatatataaaagatCATGAATCAATGAACAGAAGTaaaatttgtgtgtttgtgtaatgaaCAATTTGTAATTCGTGGGGGGATATGTACACCCGTGCCCTATGGGAAATATAGTAGTTGTGTGGCTTAAAAATTCAGATGAATAGATCTACCAAAATGCGGCAGAAACGAAAACAACGAAGCATAACATCGTTAAAGGCCTCGAATTGTCCATTTGCTTGGTGCAACGATGTGGCAAGGACCATTGGCGGGGACAGGCCATAAGGCTACTGAGTTTCAGTGAAGTCAGCAGCTCACTTGGCTCCTGGAAACACTGATAACTGTCGGAACATCACAGTTCTTATCTTAGTATCTTTATGAACTTTGTGATTGAATCTAATAGGCAATTCGAACGATGGAAACGAGAGGCGATCGCTCGTCAAGACAATATGCTTTTAAAACCAATCAACACGTCTTCTCTTCTTAGCTCCATACTCATGTGTTCACGTGCAGATACAGCggatgtgtggtggtcagtgacgATGGTGAGTGTGGCGGCTCTGTTGTCCATCCTGAGTGTGGCTGTCCTCCCGTCTATCGCCCAGCTGCCTCGACGCCCTTATGGTAAGTCTAGAGATTTTTTTCGTCATGTCGTAGTGTCATAATACGCGGctgtcttcctatatatatatatatatatatatatatatatatatatatata
This region of Panulirus ornatus isolate Po-2019 chromosome 38, ASM3632096v1, whole genome shotgun sequence genomic DNA includes:
- the LOC139760967 gene encoding uncharacterized protein is translated as MTNPKSRFCTFNQWGATLTPAGGVSNEHKKDVRRWCKTHRRGAADTVNNLASWRHLVDIMVRRRLAFKPTGVDDRARIVLMWADGVSPRDIAQEAETSVSTVYRWIRRWRKEGNVHSRRCRCLLGVVPGELDPVDVQTNSSPLPVSLADIAKTLKVYYRPDTLRHGFSGREGNCCMPTFTDCMDLRNINHDVPYSLGYTNLSPDSRRYVSRNESRNLFPVHPRAQWCWRLTPQHPI